From Thiomicrospira sp. XS5, one genomic window encodes:
- a CDS encoding PAS domain-containing sensor histidine kinase: MDEAKDNAVEQKRLAELEEAFELFNQTSSQLTLAYESLQHEVEDLQYKLDESNREKHRVGERLKQLLNLLPAGVIVLDEHDRIIDMNPAAETILGADAIDRNWEVVVRNVFLIANDAGELITHTQNYYQLSESPLSLSQDYGTHLNGKILLIQDVTAARDLQQHMSRHQRLSSMGEMAASLAHQVRTPLASALLYVSQMSSAQLGEDKREKFVAKTLTSLRHLEALVKDMLQYAKGGKAKDQKVQIQALLDGLKHSVEPKVQQSHSLIRFGEKTPGLVVLGDQDALLTALENLVSNAIDIVSEHAEIDVSVELDEKRNQVDITVADNGPGLSEEMNEKIFEPFFTSRAQGTGLGLAVVRAVAEAHDGEAWVKSIKGRGAVFGLRLPLLENGEDA; this comes from the coding sequence GTGGACGAAGCCAAGGACAACGCGGTTGAACAGAAGCGCTTAGCCGAGCTGGAAGAAGCATTTGAACTGTTCAATCAAACCTCTTCGCAATTAACTCTGGCTTATGAGTCTTTGCAGCATGAGGTTGAAGACCTCCAGTATAAGTTGGATGAGAGTAATCGCGAAAAACATCGTGTTGGCGAGCGACTTAAGCAGCTGTTGAACTTGCTGCCGGCCGGCGTGATTGTATTGGATGAACATGATCGCATTATTGATATGAATCCGGCGGCTGAAACCATTCTGGGAGCCGATGCCATTGACCGTAACTGGGAAGTGGTGGTGCGTAATGTGTTTTTAATCGCCAACGACGCCGGTGAGTTGATTACTCACACCCAAAATTATTACCAGTTGTCGGAATCGCCGTTGAGTTTGTCTCAAGATTATGGAACCCACTTAAATGGCAAAATTTTGCTGATTCAGGATGTGACGGCAGCGAGGGATTTGCAGCAACATATGAGTCGCCATCAGCGTTTGAGTTCGATGGGGGAAATGGCCGCGTCGCTGGCGCATCAAGTTCGCACGCCTTTGGCCTCGGCACTTTTGTACGTTTCACAAATGTCATCCGCCCAGTTAGGTGAAGATAAGCGTGAAAAGTTTGTGGCCAAAACCTTAACCAGCTTACGTCACTTGGAAGCCTTGGTAAAAGACATGCTGCAGTATGCAAAAGGCGGTAAGGCTAAAGATCAAAAAGTACAGATTCAGGCGCTTTTAGACGGTCTTAAGCACTCCGTGGAGCCAAAAGTTCAGCAGTCGCACAGCTTGATTCGGTTTGGTGAAAAAACACCAGGCCTGGTGGTTTTAGGGGATCAGGATGCGCTGTTAACCGCGCTGGAAAATCTGGTGAGTAATGCCATTGATATTGTTTCCGAGCACGCCGAAATAGATGTTTCGGTTGAGTTGGACGAAAAACGCAACCAAGTCGATATCACGGTGGCGGATAATGGACCGGGCTTGAGCGAAGAAATGAACGAAAAAATTTTTGAACCCTTTTTCACTAGCCGAGCACAAGGCACAGGATTGGGGTTGGCCGTGGTTCGAGCCGTGGCCGAAGCGCATGATGGAGAAGCCTGGGTCAAGTCGATTAAAGGGCGTGGCGCCGTCTTTGGGCTGAGATTGCCGTTATTAGAGAATGGAGAGGATGCATGA
- a CDS encoding sigma-54-dependent Fis family transcriptional regulator, with product MKEELLSSLVGNGPAMQQVKKLIQQVAKTDATVLILGESGTGKEVVAQTLHSVSNRSNQAFIPINCGAIPGELLESELFGHEKGAFTGAITARKGRFEMAEKGSIFLDEIGDMPLPMQVKLLRVLQERIYERVGGNKSFECDVRVIAATHRNLEDNIADGTFREDLFYRLNVFPIEMPSLRERPEDIPDLFDFMFNKIQETGREIPKLSEKAMIALQHYSWPGNVRELGNLSERLSILFPGLSVEYDDLPVKYQIELPEDASLIRIDASQLTPGTAESGANAQAGQVSETEIVMESGLVDASDGALGDDGLSASGATPNLEDGLDLKSYLVEMEVQLIQKALVQTDGNVSQAAKLLQTNRTTLVEKIRKFNLN from the coding sequence ATGAAAGAAGAACTTTTATCCTCCTTGGTTGGTAACGGACCAGCCATGCAACAAGTCAAAAAACTCATTCAACAAGTTGCCAAAACAGATGCAACTGTCCTCATTCTCGGGGAGTCGGGAACCGGTAAAGAAGTTGTCGCCCAAACCTTACACTCCGTTTCCAATCGTTCCAATCAAGCCTTTATACCAATCAACTGCGGTGCCATTCCAGGAGAGTTACTGGAGTCTGAGCTGTTTGGCCACGAAAAAGGGGCCTTTACCGGAGCCATTACCGCTCGTAAAGGGCGCTTTGAAATGGCTGAAAAAGGAAGCATTTTTCTCGACGAAATTGGCGATATGCCATTGCCGATGCAGGTAAAGCTGTTACGCGTTCTCCAGGAACGAATTTATGAACGTGTTGGCGGCAATAAAAGTTTTGAGTGTGACGTGCGGGTGATTGCGGCGACGCACCGTAACCTTGAAGATAATATTGCAGATGGTACCTTTCGCGAAGACTTGTTTTATCGCTTGAATGTTTTTCCAATTGAAATGCCTTCCTTGAGAGAGCGCCCGGAAGACATCCCGGATCTGTTCGATTTCATGTTTAACAAGATCCAGGAAACGGGGCGCGAGATTCCCAAATTGTCGGAAAAAGCGATGATTGCCTTGCAGCATTATTCGTGGCCGGGTAATGTGCGAGAGTTGGGGAACTTATCTGAACGTTTATCCATCCTTTTTCCCGGTTTAAGCGTTGAATACGATGATTTACCGGTGAAATATCAAATTGAATTGCCGGAAGATGCCAGTTTGATTCGCATTGACGCTTCGCAGTTAACACCCGGAACGGCAGAGTCCGGTGCCAATGCGCAAGCCGGGCAAGTCTCGGAAACTGAAATTGTTATGGAGTCCGGTTTGGTTGATGCTTCAGACGGGGCTTTGGGAGACGACGGGTTGTCGGCCTCCGGCGCAACGCCTAACTTGGAAGATGGGTTGGACTTAAAATCGTATTTGGTGGAAATGGAAGTGCAGCTGATTCAAAAAGCCTTGGTTCAGACCGATGGTAACGTGTCGCAAGCCGCCAAATTGTTACAGACCAATCGAACAACACTCGTTGAAAAAATTCGCAAATTTAACTTGAACTGA
- a CDS encoding flagellar protein FliT yields MTPAFLNCLHESQLLLDLAQKGDWDAFIERHSAWSHQVDNVIQSSSKDEPEGTSIRQLLNDVDEIRSLIRHRMTELESQVSSGRQQKQAVKQYLK; encoded by the coding sequence ATGACGCCCGCGTTTTTAAATTGTCTTCATGAATCACAGTTATTGCTCGACTTGGCTCAAAAAGGCGATTGGGATGCTTTTATTGAGCGCCACTCTGCTTGGAGTCATCAAGTTGATAATGTTATTCAATCTTCGTCAAAAGATGAACCGGAAGGGACAAGCATTCGTCAACTCTTGAACGATGTCGATGAAATTCGCTCCCTGATTCGGCATAGAATGACCGAATTAGAGTCGCAGGTCTCATCAGGAAGACAGCAAAAACAGGCGGTCAAACAGTATCTGAAATAG
- the fliS gene encoding flagellar export chaperone FliS yields MMNPMMKQKFLDQYQQTSVQTGLEDATPHKLVAMLYDGILDNLALAKGAMERKDFELKANKLNKAIMIIGSLRSNLDMENGGEVATNYEALYSYMNRRLLEASSQNQVETLDEVADLARELKDAWNQMPSNFKMASQSQIEMVKKAK; encoded by the coding sequence ATGATGAATCCAATGATGAAACAGAAGTTTTTGGATCAATATCAGCAAACATCGGTACAAACGGGGTTGGAAGACGCGACCCCGCATAAGCTGGTAGCCATGTTGTATGATGGGATTCTGGATAACTTGGCTCTCGCCAAAGGTGCGATGGAGCGAAAGGATTTTGAGTTAAAAGCGAATAAGCTCAATAAAGCGATTATGATTATTGGGTCTTTGCGTTCGAACTTGGACATGGAAAATGGCGGGGAAGTGGCTACAAACTATGAAGCCCTGTATTCTTATATGAACCGCCGTTTACTGGAAGCCAGTTCACAAAACCAAGTTGAAACCTTAGATGAAGTGGCCGACTTGGCACGCGAACTGAAAGATGCCTGGAACCAGATGCCGAGTAACTTTAAAATGGCCAGTCAATCTCAAATTGAGATGGTTAAAAAAGCCAAATAA
- the fliD gene encoding flagellar filament capping protein FliD produces the protein MANDIGVSILNSMGANTFDVANMSKTLAEADVASRRSIIENNETRYNSRLTGYDTLGLAFDGFMSQVTTLTDISNFQQKSVLSSDPSVIDATVTGSPNNGSYQVEVQSLATSHTLATQAEFASTNSVVGEGTLSFNVGGAVSNVTIDATNNTLSGIQQAVNDAGIGVNATVVNVGTGYKLMFSSAQSGAGNTIDVSITGDTDGNNADASGLSRLATANMDQTVAAQDATIVVNGLTVTNSGNQIDGVIEGVSLNLKSSDIGSVKTIEIQNDTEGLGQAVQDFVDLYNSLGGIFDNLGSDETSEDDETMGVLNGDSTLREVESRIRSALIDSIPGLSGTVQSLADIGIKSNLDGTLSLDTGRLNTAIASNPEAIGQLFAASATATDNQVSYLGSTDETLEGTFDLTVNTAASQAQIAGGSIGAGGDITIDGTNNVLKVGVDGATSLDLQLTAGTYTREDLAKEMARVINNDTNVSAAGGHVAVEYDAATQSYTMTSEKYGSASKLELVSGNFLTSGVSGLGVTAETVGQDVQGYLENADGTLYTFVGQGQDVTINSILDGSPRGLELKVEGAATGARGSVEFNRGYADRLGILFDELMDSETGIVGNRISNYQDRLEDVEAEKEKVDDRYEKLEMKYRIQFGALQSLISQMDQTRQSLAAMLVTNNNDN, from the coding sequence ATGGCAAACGATATCGGTGTAAGCATTCTGAATTCAATGGGCGCGAACACATTTGATGTGGCAAATATGTCCAAGACACTCGCAGAAGCCGATGTCGCGTCCAGACGAAGCATTATTGAAAACAATGAAACCAGATATAACAGCCGTTTAACAGGCTACGATACTTTAGGGTTGGCTTTTGATGGTTTTATGTCGCAAGTAACGACGTTAACGGATATCAGTAATTTTCAGCAGAAATCAGTGCTTTCGTCCGACCCGTCGGTCATTGATGCGACGGTGACGGGCAGCCCTAATAATGGCTCTTATCAAGTCGAAGTTCAATCTTTAGCCACTTCTCATACTTTGGCGACACAGGCCGAGTTTGCTTCTACGAACAGTGTTGTTGGGGAAGGTACTTTGAGTTTTAATGTGGGCGGTGCGGTGAGTAATGTCACTATCGATGCCACCAATAATACCCTGTCCGGCATTCAACAGGCCGTGAATGATGCCGGTATCGGTGTTAATGCGACTGTCGTCAATGTCGGAACAGGCTATAAGTTGATGTTTTCTTCTGCTCAATCGGGTGCCGGTAATACGATTGATGTTTCCATCACGGGGGATACCGATGGAAATAATGCGGATGCCTCTGGCCTGTCACGATTAGCCACCGCCAATATGGATCAAACGGTAGCGGCTCAAGATGCGACGATTGTGGTGAACGGTTTGACCGTAACAAACTCCGGTAATCAAATTGACGGTGTTATCGAAGGCGTATCCTTGAATTTGAAATCTTCGGATATTGGCAGCGTTAAAACCATTGAAATTCAGAATGATACAGAAGGGTTGGGCCAAGCGGTTCAGGATTTTGTTGATTTGTATAACTCCTTGGGCGGCATTTTCGATAACTTAGGTTCTGATGAAACCAGTGAAGATGACGAAACCATGGGGGTGCTTAATGGCGACTCGACTTTGCGAGAAGTGGAAAGCCGTATTCGCAGTGCGTTGATTGATTCGATTCCAGGGTTATCCGGTACGGTTCAGTCGTTAGCGGATATTGGAATCAAATCCAATCTGGACGGAACATTATCCTTGGATACTGGACGGTTGAATACGGCGATTGCCAGCAACCCTGAGGCCATCGGTCAGCTATTTGCAGCCAGTGCAACAGCGACGGATAACCAGGTTTCCTATCTTGGTTCAACGGACGAAACGTTGGAAGGCACCTTTGATCTAACGGTCAATACAGCGGCTTCACAAGCGCAAATTGCGGGTGGTTCAATTGGTGCTGGAGGTGACATTACCATTGACGGTACCAATAATGTTTTGAAAGTTGGCGTAGATGGCGCCACATCGCTTGATTTGCAGTTAACTGCGGGAACTTATACTCGAGAGGATTTGGCCAAAGAAATGGCTCGGGTGATTAATAATGATACCAATGTCTCTGCGGCTGGTGGTCATGTCGCGGTGGAATATGATGCGGCCACGCAAAGCTACACAATGACCTCAGAAAAATATGGCTCGGCCTCTAAATTAGAATTAGTCTCCGGTAACTTTTTAACCTCTGGTGTGTCGGGGCTCGGCGTGACGGCAGAAACCGTTGGGCAGGATGTTCAAGGTTATCTGGAAAATGCAGACGGTACTTTGTATACCTTTGTTGGCCAAGGGCAAGACGTCACCATTAATTCCATTTTAGATGGTTCGCCGCGGGGCTTGGAACTAAAAGTCGAAGGCGCGGCGACAGGAGCTAGAGGTTCGGTCGAGTTTAACCGAGGGTATGCAGATCGCTTAGGGATTTTATTTGATGAATTAATGGATTCAGAAACGGGTATTGTCGGTAACCGTATTTCGAACTACCAAGATCGCTTAGAAGACGTTGAAGCTGAAAAAGAAAAAGTGGATGACCGCTACGAAAAACTGGAAATGAAGTATCGCATTCAATTTGGTGCGCTGCAGAGCTTGATTTCTCAAATGGATCAAACACGCCAGTCACTCGCAGCGATGCTGGTCACAAATAATAATGATAACTAG